One Ignavibacterium sp. DNA segment encodes these proteins:
- a CDS encoding heparan-alpha-glucosaminide N-acetyltransferase domain-containing protein, translating to MKEKVRYISADLLRGLVIIIMIEVHVFNAFLLPELKQTTWFSTLNFINGLVAPSFLFVSGFAFQVSTGSKLDEMRKLGKAFWKKMMRIFQIIMIGYALHLPYYSFSKIINKSTPQQLQSFFAVDVLQCIGFGLLFLFITRLLIKSDKVYHYFLIASLVVVTLISPVLWKIDFNQYVHPVIGNYFNRLNGSLFPVFPWLNFLLAGGIFAKYFVDARERNEEEKFIKNVTIAGLVVLLFGHLFYSGLFPKTFTSILPNPVFFLERLGYILVLFYLCWIVDRKTKAKNSFVMDASRESLLVYWLHLIIIYGVFWSGKSLANKIGMTMNVIEAIGATILLIALMIVAAKIWSWAKKKYPKHSSLFVKAAVTVFLVVFFIS from the coding sequence ATGAAAGAAAAAGTAAGATACATTTCTGCAGATCTGCTGCGTGGACTTGTAATCATTATTATGATTGAGGTTCACGTATTTAACGCATTTCTTTTGCCGGAACTTAAACAAACAACCTGGTTTAGTACACTCAATTTTATTAATGGATTAGTTGCACCATCATTTCTTTTTGTTTCTGGATTCGCATTCCAGGTTTCAACAGGAAGTAAGCTGGATGAAATGAGAAAACTTGGTAAAGCATTCTGGAAAAAGATGATGAGAATATTCCAGATAATAATGATTGGATACGCACTTCATCTGCCTTACTATTCTTTTTCAAAAATCATTAACAAATCAACTCCGCAGCAGTTACAAAGTTTTTTTGCTGTTGATGTTCTGCAATGTATTGGATTTGGGTTGTTGTTTTTATTTATCACAAGATTGTTGATCAAATCTGATAAAGTATACCACTACTTTTTAATAGCTTCTCTAGTTGTTGTTACATTAATTTCCCCCGTGTTGTGGAAAATAGATTTCAATCAATATGTTCATCCAGTAATTGGAAATTATTTTAACAGATTGAACGGATCATTATTTCCGGTCTTTCCGTGGCTTAACTTTTTATTGGCCGGAGGAATATTTGCAAAGTATTTTGTTGATGCACGGGAAAGAAATGAAGAAGAGAAGTTTATTAAGAATGTTACAATTGCGGGTTTAGTTGTTTTACTTTTCGGTCATTTATTTTATTCGGGTTTATTCCCAAAAACATTTACATCAATTCTGCCAAACCCGGTTTTCTTTCTTGAACGATTGGGTTATATACTTGTATTGTTTTATCTCTGCTGGATTGTTGATAGAAAAACGAAAGCGAAAAATTCTTTTGTAATGGATGCAAGCAGGGAATCACTGCTTGTTTACTGGCTGCACCTCATAATTATTTATGGTGTCTTCTGGAGCGGGAAAAGTCTTGCCAATAAAATTGGAATGACAATGAATGTTATTGAAGCAATAGGCGCAACAATACTGTTAATTGCTCTTATGATAGTTGCAGCAAAAATATGGAGCTGGGCAAAGAAAAAATATCCAAAGCATTCTTCTTTGTTTGTTAAAGCTGCAGTAACTGTTTTTTTGGTTGTGTTTTTTATAAGTTAA
- a CDS encoding peptidase: MKKLLAASFMFLLMIACTENQNPQKESEEVTMLKEKIAKFVPVEIQYDETILTDREKVVLEKLYRASQIIDELFLEQVYSKNNQIKSDLLSKISNKSVLSEQPELKLQLELFNIMFGPFDRLEDDEPFIGTDKKPLGANFYPEDMTKEEFENWIKQNPQDEKSFTSEFTVIRRKDGKLAAIPYSEYFKDKLTKASNLLKEAAEFADNPSLKKYLLSRADAFLSNDYYQSDMDWMDLKDHNIEVVIGPYEVYEDAMFNYKAAFESFVTIKDPVETKKLEVFAKYLTDIEKNLPLDDKHKNYTRGSESPIVVANEVFTAGDTKAGVQTLAFNLPNDERVRQAKGSKKVMLKNVHEAKFEKLLKPIAEIVLDSDQLKYVTFDAFFNHTLMHEMSHGVGPGFIKVNGRDTEVKKELKETYSTMEECKADILGMYNNIFMIEKGVYPKESEHQIWVTFLAGAFRSMRFGIGEAHGGGNAIIYNFLLEKGGYVFDESTQKVKVNFDKIYPALKELCNLVLTIQAEGNYQAAKDLIAKYAVNSKTIGQLRKKLETLPVDIKPVFEIEEKLK; the protein is encoded by the coding sequence ATGAAAAAATTATTAGCCGCATCGTTTATGTTTTTATTAATGATCGCCTGTACAGAAAACCAAAATCCACAAAAGGAATCAGAGGAAGTAACAATGCTAAAAGAGAAGATTGCCAAATTTGTTCCAGTTGAAATACAATATGATGAAACGATTTTAACAGACAGAGAAAAAGTTGTACTAGAAAAACTTTACCGCGCATCGCAAATAATTGATGAATTGTTTCTTGAGCAGGTTTACTCAAAGAACAATCAAATAAAATCTGATCTGCTTTCAAAGATCTCTAATAAGTCAGTTTTATCGGAACAACCAGAGCTTAAACTTCAACTTGAACTATTTAATATTATGTTCGGTCCCTTTGATAGGCTTGAAGATGACGAACCGTTTATCGGGACAGATAAAAAACCACTTGGTGCAAATTTCTATCCAGAAGATATGACTAAAGAGGAGTTTGAAAACTGGATAAAGCAAAATCCACAGGATGAAAAATCTTTTACTAGCGAGTTTACAGTAATCAGAAGAAAAGATGGAAAATTAGCTGCCATACCTTACAGCGAATATTTTAAGGATAAACTAACCAAAGCATCAAATCTTCTTAAAGAAGCAGCTGAGTTTGCAGATAATCCATCGCTAAAGAAATATTTACTTTCACGTGCTGATGCTTTTTTAAGTAATGATTATTATCAAAGCGATATGGATTGGATGGACTTGAAGGATCATAATATTGAAGTTGTAATTGGTCCTTATGAAGTTTATGAAGATGCAATGTTCAATTACAAAGCAGCGTTTGAAAGTTTTGTAACGATAAAGGATCCGGTTGAAACAAAAAAGCTTGAAGTGTTTGCAAAGTATTTGACTGATATTGAAAAAAATCTTCCACTTGATGATAAGCATAAGAATTATACACGCGGTTCGGAATCACCAATTGTTGTTGCAAACGAAGTGTTTACTGCTGGAGATACAAAAGCCGGAGTGCAGACACTTGCATTCAATTTGCCAAACGATGAAAGAGTCAGACAGGCAAAAGGATCAAAGAAAGTTATGCTGAAAAATGTTCACGAGGCAAAATTTGAAAAACTCTTAAAGCCGATTGCTGAAATTGTTTTGGATTCCGATCAGTTAAAGTATGTTACGTTTGATGCTTTCTTTAATCATACGTTAATGCACGAAATGTCTCACGGTGTTGGTCCCGGCTTTATTAAGGTAAATGGACGCGATACTGAAGTGAAGAAGGAGCTTAAGGAAACTTACTCAACAATGGAGGAATGTAAAGCAGATATCCTTGGAATGTACAACAATATTTTTATGATAGAGAAGGGTGTTTATCCTAAAGAAAGTGAACATCAGATCTGGGTAACATTTCTTGCGGGTGCTTTTCGAAGTATGCGCTTTGGAATCGGTGAAGCACACGGCGGAGGTAATGCTATAATCTATAATTTTCTTTTAGAAAAAGGCGGTTATGTTTTTGATGAGAGCACTCAAAAAGTAAAAGTTAATTTTGATAAAATTTATCCGGCACTTAAAGAGCTTTGTAATTTAGTTCTGACTATTCAGGCTGAGGGAAATTATCAGGCTGCTAAAGACCTGATTGCTAAGTACGCTGTTAATTCTAAAACAATTGGGCAGCTTAGAAAAAAACTTGAGACTCTTCCTGTGGATATTAAACCTGTTTTTGAGATTGAGGAAAAACTTAAGTAA
- a CDS encoding T9SS type A sorting domain-containing protein, protein MLRQCENLCLIIFIFSIFSTLSAQDSLYLVGSITGVSTEKKITNISRVGDVNGDGYDDFTVSSRTGKTRSDQGIVQLFLGSATLDLIPDVTFHYPCCDTLNYLGNANELGDVNGDGYDDFMLTGGFGDFGFSKGKVFLYYGGETIDTVPAAEFYEPWIQDGFGGVVVKLDDLNKDGYDDFSISSTYNWDNGKGYVYLFWGGDTITWNKSITFTSNIVNDFFGESVTNIGDVNSDGFKDIAIGAPAGLLMDDTSKVYFYYGGFIIDTTKDYILNGGSIYNIGDINLDNKVEFIFYNGKINIYSGLDSLISFSGYLNSSSYGDLNKDGYDDFIIGKTNYRNSDSMMVGGAYVYFGKPNIDTTFNLLLEGENKWDEFSKIITSEDINSDGFDELFVLSPNFPDYTSPKGKVYIYSRINFTDIKDLHEKSKLNFHLYQNFPNPFNPTTNIQFSVSSREYVQLKVYDILGKEIAILVNEEKPAGKYEVNFNASSLASGVYIYKIQAGDFISSKKMILLK, encoded by the coding sequence ATGTTACGTCAGTGTGAAAACCTTTGTTTAATTATTTTTATTTTCTCTATATTTTCAACATTATCTGCACAGGACAGCCTCTACCTTGTTGGTTCAATTACAGGTGTATCAACTGAAAAAAAAATCACCAATATTTCCAGAGTTGGCGATGTTAATGGTGATGGTTACGATGATTTTACAGTTTCCTCAAGAACAGGTAAAACAAGAAGTGATCAAGGTATTGTTCAATTATTCTTAGGCTCAGCAACACTTGATTTGATACCTGATGTTACATTCCATTATCCTTGTTGTGATACTTTGAATTATTTAGGAAATGCAAATGAATTAGGTGATGTAAATGGTGATGGATATGACGATTTTATGCTTACGGGAGGATTCGGTGATTTTGGTTTTAGCAAGGGTAAGGTATTCTTGTATTATGGCGGTGAAACAATAGATACAGTACCGGCAGCAGAATTTTATGAACCCTGGATTCAAGATGGTTTTGGTGGTGTAGTTGTGAAGTTAGATGATCTGAACAAAGACGGTTATGATGATTTTTCGATCAGTTCTACATATAATTGGGATAATGGGAAAGGGTATGTTTACTTATTCTGGGGTGGTGATACGATAACGTGGAACAAAAGTATTACTTTTACAAGTAATATAGTAAATGATTTTTTTGGAGAGAGTGTAACAAATATAGGTGATGTTAATTCTGATGGTTTTAAGGATATAGCAATTGGGGCACCCGCGGGACTGCTTATGGATGATACTAGTAAAGTCTATTTTTATTATGGTGGATTCATAATTGATACCACTAAAGATTATATATTAAATGGTGGAAGTATTTATAATATAGGTGATATAAACCTAGATAACAAAGTTGAATTTATTTTTTATAATGGTAAAATAAATATTTATTCTGGACTAGATAGCTTAATTTCATTTAGCGGGTATTTGAATAGTTCTTCATATGGGGACTTAAACAAAGATGGGTATGATGATTTTATCATTGGTAAAACTAATTATAGAAATTCAGACAGTATGATGGTTGGTGGAGCATATGTTTATTTTGGTAAACCGAATATAGATACTACATTTAATCTCTTACTTGAGGGAGAAAATAAATGGGATGAGTTTTCAAAGATTATTACTTCAGAAGATATCAATAGTGATGGATTTGATGAGCTATTTGTATTAAGTCCAAATTTCCCTGACTATACAAGTCCTAAAGGCAAAGTATATATCTATTCCAGAATAAATTTTACCGACATTAAAGATCTTCACGAAAAATCGAAACTTAACTTTCATTTATATCAAAATTTTCCAAATCCATTTAATCCTACTACGAATATTCAATTTTCAGTAAGTTCCAGGGAATACGTACAGTTAAAAGTTTATGATATTTTAGGAAAAGAGATCGCTATACTAGTAAACGAAGAAAAACCTGCAGGCAAGTACGAAGTAAACTTTAATGCAAGCAGTCTTGCAAGTGGAGTTTACATATATAAAATACAAGCTGGTGACTTTATAAGTTCTAAGAAAATGATACTTCTAAAGTAA
- a CDS encoding T9SS type A sorting domain-containing protein, with translation MKKYIISLVVFFSVHSYPQEGFYLLTTMSGDSVGDQFSVVSHIGDINADGFDDVIVGAPGGDYAKLFFGGTAFDTIPDLIFKDYKQLNCQFGCSIAGDGDVNGDGYPDLIIGASSTWIGPSFPYQIMTTGAAYVYFGGPTIDTTADLTLIVGDWLSSTGWYYGFGKAVCIPGDLNGDGYDDFVIGAANDDYDAHGRVYIYFGGTNVDDQYDVLLEGEEVFDNFGFSLSAVGDINNDGFNDVLIGAPMFHNNIPNKIYQGGKAYLVYGGNEISLSNSIEFTDDTSSYYYGRFISGLGDVNGDSINDLGIMGGEYLNVISGNDFSTINSYYSAGDMWYISSLNNLNCDGFNDFAYVTDSLRIFFGQPLLDTIPNYVFDWAEQVSYLGFINNDSTPEIAFTVSGGWDPTGKIYVYSFEELNSVDDEKDIKLNKYVLYQNYPNPFNPSTQIDFYLPSSSNVQLKIFNLLGEEIAQLVNEEKPAGKYEVNFNASSLASGVYIYKIQAGGFVSSKKMILLK, from the coding sequence ATGAAAAAATATATTATTTCTTTAGTTGTTTTCTTTTCTGTTCATTCTTACCCCCAAGAAGGTTTTTACTTACTCACTACAATGAGTGGTGATTCTGTTGGTGACCAGTTTAGTGTTGTTAGCCATATTGGTGATATTAATGCAGACGGCTTTGATGATGTTATTGTTGGTGCACCTGGTGGAGATTATGCTAAACTTTTCTTTGGTGGTACTGCTTTCGATACTATTCCTGACCTGATCTTTAAAGACTATAAACAATTAAATTGTCAATTTGGCTGTTCGATAGCAGGTGATGGGGATGTAAATGGCGATGGTTATCCAGACCTAATAATCGGTGCCAGTTCAACCTGGATTGGACCATCTTTTCCGTATCAAATTATGACAACCGGAGCTGCTTATGTTTACTTTGGTGGACCGACAATAGATACAACTGCCGATCTTACACTCATAGTTGGTGATTGGTTATCATCTACTGGTTGGTATTATGGATTTGGAAAGGCAGTCTGTATCCCTGGCGACTTAAATGGAGATGGTTATGATGATTTCGTTATTGGAGCTGCAAATGATGATTATGATGCACACGGGAGAGTTTATATTTACTTCGGTGGTACTAATGTAGATGATCAGTATGATGTGTTGCTCGAAGGGGAGGAGGTTTTTGATAATTTTGGATTTTCATTATCTGCTGTAGGCGATATAAATAATGATGGATTTAATGATGTACTTATTGGTGCTCCAATGTTTCACAATAATATCCCAAATAAAATTTATCAGGGTGGCAAAGCATATTTGGTTTATGGTGGTAATGAAATAAGCCTTAGTAATTCAATTGAGTTTACTGATGACACATCTTCATATTACTATGGTCGATTTATATCTGGACTTGGTGATGTAAATGGTGACTCAATAAATGATCTTGGAATTATGGGAGGAGAATATTTGAATGTTATTTCAGGAAATGATTTTAGTACTATCAATTCATATTACTCAGCAGGTGATATGTGGTACATAAGCAGTCTTAATAATTTAAATTGCGACGGTTTTAATGATTTTGCTTATGTGACCGATTCATTAAGAATATTTTTTGGCCAACCATTGCTTGATACAATACCAAATTACGTTTTCGATTGGGCAGAGCAAGTAAGTTATTTGGGTTTTATCAATAATGATTCAACCCCTGAGATAGCATTCACAGTTAGTGGAGGCTGGGATCCTACGGGGAAAATTTACGTTTACTCTTTTGAAGAGTTGAATAGTGTAGATGATGAAAAAGATATTAAGCTAAATAAGTATGTTTTATATCAAAACTATCCCAATCCTTTCAACCCAAGTACTCAAATTGATTTTTACCTGCCATCCTCTTCAAATGTTCAACTAAAAATCTTCAATTTATTAGGAGAAGAAATCGCGCAACTTGTAAACGAAGAAAAACCTGCAGGCAAGTACGAAGTAAACTTTAATGCAAGCAGTCTTGCAAGTGGAGTTTACATATATAAAATACAAGCTGGTGGTTTTGTTTCATCTAAAAAAATGATTCTTCTCAAATAA
- the pepF gene encoding oligoendopeptidase F, translating into MSKQKLFLFYTLVLLSFISSIYPQSPQRKDVPDKYKWNLSDMYKSVEDWKSDIQKVEAGIGSFADYKGKLGVSSQNLLNALKSYFDFYKIFSQAGTYALNLSNEDVQISENQALLQRLSSVGTKFRETASFFEPEILDIPKETIEKFFKERPELETFSIYIDNIQRLRPHTLPENEEKILASFGLIAGNQSTVYSIFADGEKPKPTVTLSDGSSVELSPAAFTGVRTVENRIDRKNIFETFFNSYGDFKNTFGANLVGKVKKDWVFAKNRNYKSSLESALNGDNIPTTVYTTLIEQINKSLPTLHRFLDLKKKMLGVDTLHYYDLYTPLVKKVDMKFTIEEGQKIIQDALTPLKSDYLATLKKAFNDRWIDYIPTEGKRSGAYSTDGAYDVHPYILMNWNNDYESLSTLTHELGHTMHSFYSNTNQPFPKANYTIFVAEIASTINETLLNNYMVKNAKSDEEKLFLLGSYLDLLRTTIYRQTSFAEFELEIHNKIEQGEPLTGDDLSDIYYGIVKKYYGHNEGHCIVDPSIQYEWAYIHHFMDYTYYVFQYSTSLIYATAFAEKIVNEGTPAVDNFYKILKGGGSKYPVDLIKEAGIDPLSSEAFDLTMSKMNKVMDEMERILKK; encoded by the coding sequence ATGTCCAAACAAAAATTATTTCTTTTTTACACTTTAGTACTCTTATCATTTATTAGTTCAATTTATCCGCAATCACCGCAGAGAAAAGATGTTCCGGATAAATACAAATGGAATCTTTCTGATATGTATAAGTCTGTTGAGGATTGGAAATCCGATATTCAAAAAGTGGAAGCAGGTATAGGTAGTTTTGCTGATTACAAAGGTAAACTTGGAGTAAGCTCCCAAAACTTGCTGAATGCATTAAAATCTTACTTTGATTTTTATAAAATCTTTTCTCAGGCAGGTACCTATGCCCTTAACTTAAGCAACGAAGATGTCCAGATTTCAGAAAATCAGGCACTGCTCCAAAGGCTTTCTTCAGTAGGAACAAAATTCAGGGAAACTGCCTCATTCTTTGAACCTGAAATTTTAGATATTCCAAAAGAAACAATCGAAAAGTTTTTCAAAGAAAGACCAGAGCTTGAAACATTTTCAATATATATTGATAATATTCAAAGATTGCGTCCGCATACTTTACCCGAAAATGAGGAAAAGATTTTGGCAAGTTTCGGCTTGATCGCTGGCAATCAAAGCACTGTTTATTCAATATTTGCTGACGGCGAGAAACCAAAACCAACCGTTACTCTTTCGGATGGAAGCAGCGTTGAACTTTCGCCTGCTGCATTTACAGGAGTAAGAACGGTTGAAAACCGTATTGACAGGAAAAATATTTTTGAAACTTTCTTTAACAGCTACGGCGATTTTAAAAACACATTCGGAGCTAATCTTGTAGGAAAAGTCAAAAAAGATTGGGTGTTTGCAAAAAACAGGAATTATAAATCATCTCTCGAGTCGGCATTAAACGGTGATAATATTCCGACAACTGTTTATACTACATTGATTGAGCAGATAAATAAGAGTCTGCCAACCCTGCACAGATTTTTAGATCTTAAGAAAAAAATGCTCGGTGTTGATACATTACATTATTATGATCTCTATACGCCATTGGTAAAAAAAGTTGATATGAAGTTTACAATTGAAGAAGGACAAAAGATAATTCAGGATGCTCTTACTCCGCTTAAATCCGATTATCTTGCAACATTAAAAAAAGCCTTTAACGACAGATGGATTGACTATATTCCTACTGAAGGAAAGCGAAGCGGTGCATATTCAACAGACGGAGCTTATGATGTTCATCCATATATTTTAATGAACTGGAATAACGATTATGAATCACTTTCCACACTAACACACGAGCTCGGTCATACAATGCATAGCTTTTATTCAAATACAAATCAGCCGTTTCCGAAAGCTAATTATACGATCTTTGTAGCAGAAATTGCATCCACAATTAATGAAACTCTTCTTAATAATTATATGGTTAAAAATGCAAAGAGCGATGAGGAAAAACTCTTTCTGCTCGGCAGTTATCTGGATTTATTAAGAACTACAATTTATCGCCAGACTTCCTTTGCAGAGTTTGAGCTTGAAATACATAATAAAATTGAGCAGGGTGAGCCATTAACCGGCGATGATCTTTCCGATATTTACTATGGTATAGTAAAAAAATATTACGGGCACAATGAAGGGCATTGTATTGTTGATCCCAGTATTCAGTATGAATGGGCTTATATTCATCATTTTATGGATTATACTTATTATGTATTTCAATATTCAACTTCACTGATCTATGCAACAGCATTTGCAGAGAAGATTGTTAATGAAGGAACACCAGCGGTTGATAATTTTTATAAGATATTAAAAGGCGGCGGTTCTAAATATCCTGTTGACTTGATTAAAGAAGCAGGGATTGATCCGCTTTCATCAGAAGCATTTGATTTAACCATGAGTAAAATGAATAAAGTTATGGATGAGATGGAAAGGATATTAAAAAAGTAA
- a CDS encoding lytic transglycosylase domain-containing protein produces the protein MNVLQKIKETVIKKSKLYYFAAGAFSVLVLIYFSTNLSFTNITYANTGSKADGIFPQEYKIIAPKVPDSLFIFGERIPLENFEVYERVDREILVNTYWHSATILAIKRAARWFPVIEPILKQNNIPDDFKYLAVVESNLDNVVSPAGATGYWQFIKSAAAQYGLLVNNEVDERYDVIKSTEAACKYLNTAYTMFGNWTMAASSYNAGTNGIEKWSGVQKAANYWNLVLNTETSRYVARIIAMKLIMENPAYYGYDIKPEDLYQPLKFKEVELSSPVIDFADYAASLGINYKTLKYYNPWLRDTSLKNKEKKTYKIKVPAEGSIKIIKEL, from the coding sequence ATGAACGTTCTTCAAAAAATTAAAGAAACCGTAATCAAAAAATCTAAACTTTACTATTTTGCTGCAGGAGCATTTAGTGTTCTTGTGTTGATTTATTTTTCAACAAATTTATCTTTTACCAACATTACTTACGCAAATACAGGTTCAAAAGCTGATGGTATATTTCCACAGGAATATAAAATCATTGCCCCGAAGGTACCCGACAGCTTATTTATTTTTGGCGAAAGAATTCCTTTAGAAAATTTTGAAGTTTATGAAAGAGTTGACCGGGAAATTTTAGTAAATACCTATTGGCACAGCGCAACTATACTTGCGATCAAGAGAGCAGCAAGATGGTTCCCGGTTATTGAACCTATTTTAAAGCAAAATAATATTCCAGACGACTTCAAATATCTTGCTGTTGTTGAAAGCAACTTAGATAATGTAGTTTCTCCAGCAGGAGCAACAGGTTACTGGCAGTTTATAAAATCTGCGGCTGCACAATATGGCTTGTTGGTAAATAACGAAGTTGATGAAAGATATGATGTGATAAAATCCACAGAAGCAGCGTGTAAATATCTTAACACTGCCTATACTATGTTTGGGAACTGGACAATGGCTGCCTCATCTTATAATGCTGGAACAAATGGTATAGAAAAGTGGAGCGGTGTTCAAAAAGCTGCAAACTATTGGAACCTTGTTCTCAATACAGAAACTTCACGATACGTTGCAAGGATTATTGCAATGAAGTTGATAATGGAAAATCCTGCTTACTATGGTTATGATATAAAACCAGAAGATTTATATCAACCGTTAAAATTTAAAGAAGTGGAGCTTAGTTCACCGGTAATTGATTTTGCTGATTATGCAGCATCGCTTGGTATTAATTATAAAACTCTTAAGTATTATAATCCCTGGCTGCGCGACACTTCACTTAAGAACAAAGAGAAAAAAACTTATAAAATAAAAGTACCGGCAGAAGGAAGTATAAAAATAATTAAAGAATTATAA
- a CDS encoding thioredoxin family protein has protein sequence MFDKRLYNYPVNNNLINLMNIDSPKSLEDFLEISSSSNAVCFYLSTQDCNVCKVLKPKVIEMIEKNFTQIQFCYIDLNEAKEISGQLSVFSVPTILVYFDGKETIRVSRNIHISELQNQISRYYNLIF, from the coding sequence TTGTTTGATAAACGGTTATATAATTATCCGGTTAACAATAATTTAATAAATCTGATGAATATTGATTCACCTAAAAGCCTTGAAGATTTTTTAGAAATTTCCTCATCAAGCAATGCTGTTTGTTTTTACTTAAGCACACAGGATTGTAATGTTTGTAAAGTATTAAAGCCCAAAGTAATTGAAATGATTGAAAAGAATTTTACGCAAATTCAATTCTGTTATATTGATTTAAACGAAGCTAAAGAAATATCTGGTCAGCTTTCTGTTTTTTCAGTTCCAACAATTTTAGTCTATTTTGATGGCAAAGAAACTATTAGGGTTTCCAGAAACATTCATATCTCTGAATTACAGAATCAAATTAGCAGATATTATAATCTTATTTTTTAA